A part of Desulfofundulus salinus genomic DNA contains:
- a CDS encoding CoB--CoM heterodisulfide reductase iron-sulfur subunit B family protein, producing the protein MRIPYFPGCTLHSKAKGLDYSTRGSLAALGIELTELPQWTCCGTVFPLAQDNYIGMVAAARILANAAKEEGGKLVTVCSFCYHVLKRVNYVIKNNLEARTKLNDYLEENYTGEIEPVHPLEICKEDVGFNVIRDKAARSLKGLKVACYYGCMLVRPASEMNFDDPENPTIMEELVSALGAEVVEYPNKTTCCGSYQVLHDNALVMQRVEDILNSATAKGAEAIITSCPLCQFNLDWLQEKILQENAGFQKIPVLYFTQLLGLALELPQESLGLDQHYVDPRPLLVGA; encoded by the coding sequence ATGAGGATCCCATATTTTCCAGGATGCACTCTACACAGCAAAGCAAAGGGGCTGGATTATTCTACCCGGGGCTCCCTGGCCGCTTTAGGCATCGAATTAACTGAACTGCCTCAATGGACCTGCTGCGGCACGGTATTTCCCCTGGCCCAGGACAATTACATCGGCATGGTCGCGGCGGCACGCATTTTAGCCAATGCGGCCAAAGAAGAAGGGGGCAAGCTCGTTACGGTTTGCTCCTTCTGTTATCACGTACTAAAAAGGGTCAATTATGTTATAAAAAACAATCTTGAGGCCAGAACAAAACTAAATGATTATTTAGAAGAAAATTACACCGGGGAAATTGAACCCGTCCACCCACTGGAAATCTGCAAGGAAGACGTGGGGTTTAATGTGATAAGGGACAAAGCAGCAAGGAGCCTGAAGGGCCTTAAAGTAGCCTGTTATTATGGTTGTATGCTTGTCCGGCCGGCTTCGGAAATGAATTTCGACGATCCGGAAAATCCTACCATCATGGAAGAACTGGTTAGCGCCCTGGGTGCGGAGGTGGTAGAATACCCCAACAAGACAACCTGTTGCGGATCCTATCAGGTACTGCATGATAACGCTTTGGTGATGCAAAGGGTAGAGGATATACTCAACTCTGCCACTGCCAAGGGAGCGGAAGCAATTATCACCAGTTGTCCTCTTTGCCAGTTTAACCTGGACTGGTTGCAGGAAAAAATCCTGCAGGAGAACGCCGGTTTTCAAAAAATCCCCGTTTTGTATTTTACCCAGCTTTTGGGTTTAGCTCTGGAACTTCCCCAGGAAAGCCTTGGGCTGGATCAGCACTATGTAGATCCCAGACCTTTACTGGTGGGAGCGTAG
- a CDS encoding FAD-binding protein, whose translation MYTQEMLEAIKLVEQTRERRLKETFPRLKPEEKENLLRSYHPDYMPEATRPVKVGPNKGDKFTHEHADLLESRSMLDPDTFSLDNIDFDVDVLVIGGGGAGTSAALLAHEAGASVLIATKLRHGDANTMMAEGGIQAADKENDSPAIHYLDVMGGGGYYNIPELVAALVKDAPLCIQWLESLGCMFSKFPDGTMHTIHGGGTSRKRMHFAHDYSGAEIMRTLRDEARNRGIPVIEFSPAVELIIDEYGQCAGAVLYNLETEQYLVVRAKTVIIATGGSGRLHIGGFPTTNHYGATADGIVMAYRAGAKLIYLDATQFHPTGVAFPEQIVGQLVTEKVRGLGAQLVNAEGEQFVYPLETRDAVSSAIIRECKERKKGITTPSGMHGVWLDSPMIDIIHGKGTVEKELPAMFRQYKRFNINMAEQPILVYPTLHYQNGGILINDRAETSIPNLYVAGEASGGVHGRNRLMGNSLLDIIVFGRRAGMNAAERAKSVKLGRLTLDHVKRYHEELRKEGLGQKVAPILLPDYRGKISG comes from the coding sequence ATGTATACTCAGGAAATGCTGGAAGCTATTAAACTCGTGGAACAGACCAGGGAACGGCGTTTAAAGGAAACTTTCCCCCGTCTGAAACCGGAAGAGAAAGAAAATCTTTTGCGTTCCTACCATCCGGACTATATGCCCGAAGCCACCAGACCGGTAAAGGTAGGCCCCAACAAAGGCGATAAATTTACCCACGAACATGCCGACCTGCTGGAAAGCCGCAGCATGCTTGATCCCGATACTTTTTCCCTGGACAACATAGATTTCGACGTGGATGTCCTGGTTATTGGCGGTGGCGGAGCCGGTACATCGGCAGCGCTTTTAGCCCACGAAGCGGGAGCCAGCGTACTGATCGCTACCAAGTTGCGCCACGGCGATGCCAACACCATGATGGCTGAAGGAGGCATCCAGGCAGCAGACAAAGAAAACGACTCCCCGGCCATCCACTACCTTGACGTGATGGGCGGCGGAGGTTATTATAATATCCCCGAACTGGTCGCCGCTTTAGTAAAAGACGCACCTCTGTGCATCCAGTGGTTGGAAAGCCTGGGCTGCATGTTCAGCAAATTCCCCGACGGCACCATGCATACCATTCATGGCGGGGGCACCTCCCGCAAACGCATGCACTTTGCCCATGACTATTCAGGCGCGGAGATTATGCGCACCCTGCGGGATGAGGCGCGTAACCGGGGTATTCCCGTTATTGAATTTTCCCCGGCCGTGGAGCTAATTATTGATGAATACGGGCAGTGTGCCGGAGCTGTACTGTACAATCTAGAAACCGAACAGTACCTGGTGGTAAGGGCAAAAACAGTGATTATTGCCACCGGCGGTTCCGGCCGCCTGCACATTGGCGGTTTCCCCACCACCAACCACTACGGTGCCACGGCGGACGGCATTGTCATGGCTTACCGGGCAGGGGCAAAGTTAATTTATCTTGACGCCACCCAGTTCCACCCGACGGGCGTGGCCTTTCCCGAACAAATCGTCGGGCAACTGGTAACCGAAAAGGTGCGGGGTCTCGGCGCCCAGCTGGTTAACGCGGAAGGTGAGCAATTTGTCTACCCGTTGGAAACCAGGGATGCGGTTTCATCGGCAATCATCCGGGAATGTAAAGAACGGAAGAAAGGAATAACCACGCCCAGCGGCATGCATGGCGTGTGGCTTGATTCCCCCATGATCGATATCATCCACGGCAAGGGCACGGTGGAAAAAGAGCTGCCGGCCATGTTTCGCCAGTATAAACGTTTCAATATAAATATGGCCGAACAACCCATCCTGGTTTACCCAACTCTTCACTACCAAAATGGCGGCATTTTGATTAACGACCGGGCCGAAACAAGCATCCCCAATCTCTACGTGGCCGGCGAAGCATCCGGGGGAGTACACGGGCGCAACCGGCTTATGGGCAACTCCCTGCTGGATATCATCGTGTTTGGCCGCCGGGCCGGTATGAATGCCGCCGAAAGGGCAAAAAGCGTAAAATTAGGCAGGCTTACCCTCGATCACGTCAAACGCTACCATGAGGAACTGCGGAAAGAAGGTCTTGGCCAGAAGGTCGCCCCGATTTTACTCCCGGACTATCGCGGTAAAATCAGTGGTTAG
- a CDS encoding DUF2250 domain-containing protein, with amino-acid sequence MCTKNEQEELLDLKILAYLKKLGPEYAKLLAIRLGLSLEESIERLRRLAARGLIKRVEGRIVKYYHRRRKSVKHRNHTYYDLTREGELLLREARGKVDIHIDIEYPSR; translated from the coding sequence ATGTGTACCAAAAATGAGCAGGAGGAACTTCTTGATTTAAAAATCCTTGCCTACCTCAAAAAGCTGGGGCCGGAATATGCAAAACTTCTGGCGATACGGCTGGGTTTATCCCTGGAAGAAAGCATAGAGCGACTCCGAAGGTTGGCAGCCAGAGGACTAATTAAGCGAGTAGAAGGAAGAATAGTTAAATATTACCACCGCAGACGGAAAAGCGTTAAGCACCGGAATCACACCTATTATGATCTCACAAGGGAAGGAGAACTTCTCTTAAGAGAGGCCAGGGGGAAAGTGGATATTCATATTGATATCGAGTACCCTAGCAGGTAA
- a CDS encoding 4Fe-4S binding protein has product MAEPKKFKFNYQINQELCMSCAACELECRDGGIYIDDTVHYNINLDNCTRCGRCYRACPAGAISRVPNP; this is encoded by the coding sequence TTGGCAGAACCAAAGAAGTTTAAGTTTAACTACCAGATTAACCAGGAGCTTTGCATGTCCTGTGCGGCGTGTGAATTGGAATGTCGGGATGGCGGCATTTATATTGACGATACGGTACACTACAATATTAACCTGGACAACTGTACCCGCTGCGGTCGTTGTTACCGTGCCTGCCCGGCAGGGGCAATCAGCAGAGTGCCCAATCCTTAA
- a CDS encoding 4Fe-4S dicluster domain-containing protein has translation MVEEREMVNIYIMGKHYKVPYGLTIMKAMEYAGYRFIRGCGCRGGFCGACGTVYRKPGDFRLKVGLACQTMVEDNMYLTQIPFYPANKATYNLEELTPTLATLLRHYPELTRCLGCNQCTRICPQELSVMDYIAAAQRGDITKVANLSFDCIMCGLCASRCPAEIVQYNVAILARRLYGRHIAPPAQHLAKRVEEIKAGKFDEELDRLMKMDKEELQKLYNARDIEP, from the coding sequence ATGGTCGAAGAAAGAGAAATGGTAAACATATACATTATGGGTAAACATTATAAGGTACCCTATGGCCTGACGATTATGAAAGCCATGGAATACGCCGGTTACCGTTTTATCCGGGGCTGCGGCTGCCGGGGAGGTTTTTGCGGTGCCTGTGGTACAGTTTACCGCAAACCGGGGGATTTCAGGCTGAAAGTAGGCCTGGCCTGTCAAACCATGGTGGAAGACAACATGTATTTGACCCAGATCCCCTTTTACCCGGCCAATAAAGCCACCTATAACCTTGAGGAACTCACTCCTACCCTGGCCACATTGCTGCGGCATTACCCCGAATTGACCCGCTGCCTTGGTTGCAACCAGTGTACCAGGATCTGTCCCCAGGAACTATCGGTAATGGACTATATCGCCGCGGCCCAGCGGGGAGACATCACCAAAGTGGCCAACTTATCCTTCGACTGCATTATGTGCGGTTTATGTGCTTCCCGCTGTCCCGCTGAAATCGTACAGTATAATGTGGCCATTCTGGCTCGCCGGCTTTATGGCCGCCATATTGCCCCACCGGCCCAACACCTGGCCAAACGGGTAGAAGAAATTAAGGCCGGAAAGTTTGATGAAGAACTGGACAGGCTGATGAAGATGGATAAAGAGGAATTACAAAAGCTATATAACGCCCGGGATATTGAACCCTAA
- a CDS encoding RtcB family protein yields the protein MKVITTERLPIKIWAREVEEGALEQARHLANHPYARHHIALMPDVHQGYGMPIGGVLATEGVIIPNAVGVDVGCGVQAVRTNQTVEAVRPRLRDILNQIQRAIPTGFNHHKKPQSSPLFHRAPDVPVIRDELENARYQLGTLGGGNHFIEIQRDDQDYVWIMLHSGSRNFGKKVADYYNRLAINLNERYGSPVPREWQLAYLPLGTQEGQNYLAAMQYCLEFARENRAHMMRVILEICHSLLPDFAWGEELDVHHNYASLEKHFGQQVMVHRKGAVRAVGDVIVPGSMGSPSYICRGLANRESFASCSHGAGRVMGRNEARRRIPVEKVIKEMQTLGVELFKAKKGDLAEECRQAYKDIDQVMEDQKDLVEIKIRLQPLGVVKG from the coding sequence ATGAAGGTTATCACAACCGAAAGGCTACCCATTAAGATTTGGGCCCGGGAGGTGGAAGAGGGCGCCCTGGAACAGGCCCGGCACCTGGCCAATCACCCGTATGCCCGCCATCACATTGCCCTGATGCCCGACGTCCACCAGGGTTACGGCATGCCTATCGGGGGAGTGCTGGCCACGGAAGGGGTAATCATCCCTAACGCCGTAGGGGTGGACGTGGGGTGCGGGGTGCAGGCAGTAAGAACCAACCAGACGGTGGAAGCCGTCCGGCCCCGTTTAAGGGATATCCTAAACCAGATCCAGCGGGCCATTCCCACCGGCTTCAACCATCATAAAAAACCTCAAAGCAGCCCCCTTTTTCATCGCGCTCCAGACGTACCGGTAATCCGGGATGAACTGGAAAACGCCAGGTACCAGCTGGGTACGCTGGGCGGCGGAAACCACTTTATCGAAATCCAAAGGGACGACCAGGATTATGTATGGATCATGCTGCATTCCGGTTCCCGGAACTTTGGTAAAAAAGTGGCCGATTATTATAACCGCCTGGCCATAAACTTAAATGAGAGGTATGGTTCCCCCGTACCCCGGGAATGGCAACTGGCTTATTTGCCTTTAGGTACCCAGGAAGGACAAAATTACCTGGCAGCCATGCAGTATTGCCTGGAATTTGCCCGGGAAAACCGGGCCCATATGATGAGAGTAATCCTGGAAATCTGCCATTCCCTGCTACCCGATTTTGCCTGGGGCGAAGAACTGGACGTGCATCATAATTACGCCTCTTTAGAAAAGCACTTTGGCCAACAGGTAATGGTACACCGCAAGGGGGCCGTGCGGGCGGTAGGGGACGTAATCGTACCCGGGTCCATGGGCAGCCCGTCTTACATCTGCCGCGGCCTGGCCAACCGGGAAAGTTTTGCCAGCTGTTCCCATGGGGCAGGGCGGGTAATGGGTCGCAATGAAGCCCGCCGGCGCATACCCGTGGAAAAAGTCATTAAAGAAATGCAGACCCTGGGGGTCGAGCTATTTAAGGCCAAAAAGGGGGACCTGGCGGAAGAATGCCGCCAGGCCTACAAAGATATTGATCAGGTAATGGAAGACCAAAAGGATCTGGTGGAGATCAAGATCAGGTTACAGCCCCTGGGAGTAGTCAAAGGTTAA
- a CDS encoding 4Fe-4S dicluster domain-containing protein, producing MAMVLSSKISRELVERIKEISGQNPNLCMQCGTCSAGCTGREFMDFLPRQVMRMIQLGNAKALNFKSIWICSTCLICTARCPRGIDIARLMEALRVINLRQGREVLVAEKIPLELLTQVPQMALTSGFRKLSA from the coding sequence ATGGCTATGGTTCTCTCAAGCAAAATTAGCCGGGAGCTAGTTGAGCGTATCAAAGAGATAAGCGGGCAAAATCCCAATCTCTGCATGCAATGCGGGACCTGCAGCGCAGGATGTACGGGCAGAGAGTTTATGGATTTTCTACCCCGCCAGGTCATGCGCATGATTCAACTGGGAAACGCCAAAGCATTGAACTTTAAGTCCATCTGGATATGCAGCACTTGTTTAATTTGCACCGCCCGCTGCCCCCGGGGTATAGATATTGCCCGGTTAATGGAAGCTCTGCGGGTAATTAACCTGCGCCAGGGCAGGGAAGTACTAGTTGCCGAAAAAATTCCGTTAGAATTGCTCACTCAGGTTCCTCAGATGGCTTTAACCAGTGGTTTTCGCAAGTTAAGCGCGTAA